One window of the Cuculus canorus isolate bCucCan1 chromosome 13, bCucCan1.pri, whole genome shotgun sequence genome contains the following:
- the NUDT7 gene encoding peroxisomal coenzyme A diphosphatase NUDT7, translated as MAERGTAGTAGGRAEAVALCPPGDGVKERARRRLRAFDVGARFSRLPPPRAAVLLPLLLRGGALHLLLTVRSPQLRRSPGEVCFPGGKSEETDKDEIDTALREAKEEVGLEPEKVEVICRLMPGIDKMNYLVTPVVGFIEDTFQAVPNPDEVSTVFLVPLEYFVKPLNHSTLPYTTSSGHSSWMHCFIYDDQEHKTSFKIWGLTAHFALFLALAVFGEKPSFEVDYDLENLASSSENNFMNLYASIFERKKSNL; from the exons ATGGCGGAGAGGGGGACGGCGGGGACGGCGGGCGGCAGGGCTGAGGCTGTCGCGCTTTGCCCCCCCGGGGATGGCGTCAAGGAGCGGGCGCGGCGGCGGCTACGGGCGTTCGACGTTGGAGCGCGTTTCTCGCGGCTGCCGCCGCCCCGGGCCGCcgtgctgctgccgctgctgctgcggGGCGGCGCGCTGCACCTGCTGCTCACCGTGCGCTCCCCGCAG CTGAGAAGGTCACCAGGGGAAGTGTGTTTTCCAGGAGGTAAAAGTGAAGAAACTGATAAAGATGAAATCGATACTGCGCTCCGAGAAGCTAAAGAAGAAGTGGGACTCGAGCCAGAGAAGGTGGAAGTCATCTGTAGACTTATGCCTGGAATTGATAAA atGAATTACTTGGTTACACCGGTCGTAGGATTTATAGAGGATACATTCCAGGCCGTTCCTAATCCAGACGAAGTGAGCACTGTTTTTCTGGTGCCATTGGAGTACTTTGTCAAGCCCTTAAATCACAGCACCTTGCCGTACACGACCTCATCTGGCCACTCCAGCTGGATGCACTGCTTTATTTACGATGACCAGGAACATAAAACATCATTCAAGATCTGGGGGCTTACTGCCcactttgctttatttcttgctCTTGCAGTTTTTGGAGAGAAACCTTCCTTTGAAGTGGATTATGATCTTGAAAACTTAGCTTCATCCTCTGAGAATAACTTCATGAATTTATATGCATctatatttgaaagaaagaagagtaatCTGTGA